The following are encoded together in the Gouania willdenowi chromosome 14, fGouWil2.1, whole genome shotgun sequence genome:
- the myo7ab gene encoding unconventional myosin-VIIa: MHPTSVHGVEDMIRLGDLNEAGILRNLLIRYNERVIYTYTGSILVAVNPYQLLPIYTADQIRLYTNRKIGEMPPHIFAIADNCYFNMQRNNKDQCCIISGESGAGKTESTKLILQFLAAISGQHSWIEQQVLEATPILEAFGNAKTIRNDNSSRFGKYIDIHFSKRGAIEGAKIEQYLLEKSRVCRQASDERNYHIFYCMLKGMAPEMKAKLGLGLASDYAYLTMGNCTECDGRDDLNDYSSILSAMKVLMFTETENWEISKLLAAILHMGNLRFEARTYDNLDACVVVRSPDLSTAASLIEVEPKDVMVCLTTRTLITRGESVATPLSVEQGLDVRDAFVKGIYGRLFVWIVEKINAAIYRPPFSENSIVRRSIGLLDIFGFENFIVNSFEQLCINFANENLQQFFVRHVFKLEQEEYNLEDISWQHIEFTDNQEALDMIANKPMNIISLIDEESKFPKGTDATMLYKLNSQHKFNSNYIPPKNCYQTQFGIQHFAGVVHYETRGFLEKNRDSLHTDIIQLVHSSKNKFIKQIFQADVAMFLCGYQQPSTQTPKGIETRKRSPTLSSQFKRSLEMLMRTLSVCQPFFVRCIKPNEFKKPMLFDRELCIRQLRYSGMMETIRIRRAGYPIRYSFAEFVERYRVLMPGVKPAHIQEDLRGTCMQIVQARLGKHDDWQIGKTKIFLKDHHDMQLEIERDKAITDKVILIQKAVRGFKQRTNFLKLKSSVIFIQKVWRGYRCRKKYQKMQSGFVRLQAVYRSRKHYRSYRLTRRRITLIQARCRGFLLRQAFWRRLRAVVTIQAFTRGMIARRLCQRLRAELQHRLEADRQRLAEEEQLRNQMTARRAKVEAERKHQERLVQLAQQQEEREREEKQETRRKKELLEQMERDKEQPVDHSDMVDRMFGFLGNSGPLPNQDGQAPAGFEDLENRPCVEDAEEELVNEALPLPDEEEEDLSEYKFSKFAATYFQGVSTHTYIRRPLKQPLLFHEDEGDQLAALAVWITVLRFMGDLPEPKCELVINDGSEKIPVMTKIYETLGKRTYKRELQELQVEGENSSIDGQKRNSVRHKLVSLTLKRKSKITEEVTRRLTEGDYGLQGNSMLEDRPTSNLEKLHFIIGNGILRPTLRDEIYCQICKQLTQNPSKSSHARGWILLSLCVGCFSPSEKFVKYLRTFLINGPPGYAPYCEERLRRTFVNRTRTQPPSWLELQATKSKKPIMLPVTFMDGTTKTLLADSATTASELCNALADKIDLRDRFGFSLYIALFDKVSSLGSGSDHVMDAVSQCEQYAKEQGAQERNAPWRLFFRKEIFHPWHNPAEDLVSTNLIYQQIVRGVKFGEYRCEKEEELAELASQQYFVDYGSEVLQDRLLTLIPSYIPDREINSTKTAEKWMQLIVNAHKKGIHTKRRPNGQRVKEDVVDFARLKWPLLFSRFYEAFKFSGPSLPKNDVIVAVNWTGVYFVDEQEQVLLELSFPEITAVSSSRGGKLQGQSFTLATIKGDEYTFTSNNAEDIRDLVVSFLEGLRKRSKYVVGLLDCPTPGVDSSFLSFSKGDLIILDEHNGECVMNSGWAHGINDRSKQRGNFPADCVYVLPTITRPQYDIVALVTMSPDQRRESISLSPMNVSEQEEKTNAYTLEEFSYDYFRPPPKSTLSRVMISKSRGKERLWSCSREPIKQPLLKKVLPHEELSQEACLAFIAVMKYMGDYPSKRVRSVNELTDQIFEGALKAEPLKDEIFCQILKQLTDNHIKYSEEKGWELLWLCTGLFPPSNILLPHVQKFLQAKKHYPLAPDCMQRLQKALRNGSRKYPPHLVEVEAIQHKTTQIFHKVYFPDDSDEVFEVESSTKAKDFCHSISGRLLLKSSEGFSLFVKITDKVISVPDGDFFFDFVRHLTDWIKKARHVKDGVVPSLTYQVFFMKKLWTNTVPGKDSMADSIFHYYQELPKYLRGYHKCSRDEVYQLAALIYRVKFEEDKSNFQTMSKILKELVPQDQMRLLSPDDWKRSVMTLYNKQSGKTREEAKLSFLKIINKWPTFGSAFFEVKQTTDPNYPETLLIAINKHGVSLIDPKSKDILTTHPFTKISNWSSGNTYFHITIGNLVRGSKLLCETSLGYKMDDLLTSYISQMLTTMTKQRSSRGNSK; this comes from the exons ATGCACCCGACCTCAGTGCACGGTGTGGAGGACATGATCCGACTGGGTGACCTGAACGAAGCCGGCATCCTCCGAAACCTCTTGATCCGCTACAATGAACGCGTCATCTAC ACGTACACAGGCTCCATCCTAGTGGCGGTCAATCCCTACCAGTTGCTCCCAATTTACACCGCAGACCAGATCCGCCTCTACACCAACAGGAAGATTGGCGAGATGCCACCGCACATATTCGCCATCGCCGACAACTGTTACTTCAACATGCAACGCAACAACAAGGACCAGTGCTGCATCATCAG CGGTGAATCTGGAGCAGGAAAAACTGAGAGCACAAAGCTGATCTTGCAATTTCTGGCTGCTATCAGCGGTCAACACTCCTGGATCGAGCAACAGGTCCTAGAGGCCACACCCATTCTTGAAG CTTTTGGCAACGCCAAGACCATTCGTAACGACAACTCCAGTCGCTTTGGGAAATACATCGATATCCACTTCAGCAAGAGGGGCGCCATCGAAGGAGCTAAAATTGAGCAGTACCTGCTGGAAAAGTCTCGGGTGTGTCGACAG GCATCCGATGAGAGGAACTACCACATTTTCTACTGCATGTTGAAGGGAATGGCTCCAGAGATGAAAGCCAAACTGGGCCTGGGTCTCGCCTCAGACTACGCCTACCTCACCATG GGAAACTGCACAGAGTGTGACGGCCGTGACGACCTGAACGATTACTCCAGCATTCTGTCAGCCATGAAGGTCCTCATGTTCACCGAGACCGAGAACTGGGAGATCTCCAAGCTGCTGGCTGCCATCCTGCACATGGGCAACCTGAGATTTGAGG CTCGTACCTATGACAACCTGGATGCCTGTGTGGTCGTCAGATCCCCTGACCTCAGCACTGCTGCTTCGCTGATAGAG GTGGAGCCCAAAGACGTGATGGTGTGTTTGACAACTCGAACGCTCATCACACGAGGGGAAAGCGTGGCCACGCCTCTCAGTGTGGAACAGGGCCTGGATGTCAGGGACGCCTTTGTCAAG GGCATTTATGGGAGGCTGTTTGTGTGGATCGTGGAAAAGATCAATGCAGCCATATACCGGCCTCCTTTCAGCGAGAACAGCATCGTGAGAAGGTCGATTGGGCTGCTGGATATCTTCGGCTTTGAGAATTTTATCGTCAACAG TTTTGAACAGCTCTGCATCAACTTTGCCAACGAGAACTTGCAGCAGTTCTTTGTCCGGCACGTCTTTAAGCTGGAGCAGGAGGAATACAACCTGGAGGACATATCCTGGCAGCACATTGAGTTCACCGACAATCAGGAAGCACTGGACATGATCGCTAACAAACCCATGAACATCATTTCCCTCATCGATGAGGAAAGCAAGTTCCCAAAG GGAACAGATGCTACAATGCTGTATAAACTCAACTCACAGCACAAGTTCAACTCCAACTATATTCCACCTAAAAATTGCTACCAAACCCAGTTTGGCATCCAACACTTTGCTGGAGTGGTTCACTATGAAACCAGAG gaTTCCTGGAGAAAAACCGAGATAGCCTGCACACCGACATCATCCAGCTCGTCCACTCGTCCAAAAATAAGTTCATCAAGCAGATCTTCCAGGCTGATGTCGCCATG TTTCTGTGTGGCTATCAGCAGCCCAGCACCCAAACTCCCAAG GGCATAGAGACAAGGAAGCGCTCTCCTACTCTGAGCAGCCAGTTCAAACGCTCCCTGGAGATGCTGATGAGGACGCTCAGCGTGTGTCAGCCCTTCTTCGTGCGCTGCATCAAACCCAACGAGTTCAAGAAGCCGATG CTGTTTGACAGAGAGCTGTGTATTCGTCAGCTGCGTTACTCCGGCATGATGGAGACCATCCGGATTAGGAGGGCCGGCTATCCAATCAGATACAGCTTTGCTGAGTTTGTAGAACGTTACAGAGTCCTGATGCCTGGAGTCAAACCTGCTCACATACAG GAGGACTTACGAGGGACCTGCATGCAGATAGTTCAGGCCCGACTTGGGAAACACGACGACTGGCAGATCGGAAAGACCAAAATATTTCTGAAG GATCACCACGACATGCAGCTGGAGATCGAGCGAGACAAGGCCATCACTGACAAAGTCATCCTCATCCAGAAGGCTGTGCGTGGCTTTAAACAAAG GACAAACTTCCTGAAGCTGAAGAGCTCAGTGATCTTTATCCAGAAGGTGTGGAGAGGCTATCGATGCAGGAAGAAATACCAAAAG ATGCAGTCGGGCTTCGTGCGTCTCCAGGCCGTCTACAGATCCAGGAAACACTACAGAAGCTATAGACTGACTCGCCGCCGCATCACCCTCATCCAGGCCCGTTGCCGGGGCTTCCTCCTCCGACAGGCTTTTTGGCGCCGCCTTCGCGCCGTGGTGACCATCCAGGCCTTCACCAGGGGCATGATAGCCAGACGCCTCTGCCAGAGGCTGAGGGCAGAG TTGCAGCATCGCCTGGAAGCTGATCGGCAGCGCCTGGCCGAGGAAGAACAGCTGAGGAACCAGATGACAGCGCGCCGGGCCAAGGTGGAAGCCGAGAGGAAGCACCAAGAGCGTCTGGTGCAGCTGGcccagcagcaggaggagcggGAGCGGGAGGAGAAGCAGGAGACGAGGAGAAAGAAGGAGCTGCTGGAGCAGATGGAGAGGGACAAGGAACAACCCGTCGATCACTCTGACATGGTCGACCGCATGTTTGGCTTTCTGGGGAACTCCGGGCCATTGCCCAATCAGGATGGACAAGCACCAGCAGGCTTTGAG GACCTGGAAAACAGACCTTGTGTTGAAGATGCTGAAGAAGAGCTGGTGAATGAAGCTCTGCCACTGCctgatgaagaagaggaggattTATCGGAGTACAAGTTCTCCAAGTTTGCAGCCACTTATTTTCAGGGTGTCTCCACTCACACGTACATCAGACGGCCACTCAAACAGCCTCTGCTCTTCCACGAGGATGAAGGAGACCAGCTG GCAGCGCTAGCCGTGTGGATCACTGTGCTGAGGTTCATGGGCGACCTCCCCGAACCAAAGTGTGAGTTGGTCATCAACGACGGCAGCGAGAAGATCCCTGTAATGACCAAGATCTATGAAACCCTCGGCAAGAGGACGTACAAGAGGGAACTGCAGGAGCTACAGGTCGAGGGGGAG AACAGCTCCATCGACGGGCAAAAGAGGAACAGCGTCAGACATAAACTGGTGTCTCTTACTTTGAAGAGGAAATCCAAGATCACAGAAGAG GTGACGAGGCGTCTCACTGAAGGAGACTACGGCCTTCAGGGCAACAGCATGCTGGAGGACAGACCCACCTCCAACCTGGAAAAGCTTCACTTCATCATCGGCAACGGCATCCTGCGGCCAACCCTCAG GGATGAGATCTACTGTCAGATCTGCAAACAGCTCACACAGAACCCGTCCAAAAGCAGCCACGCCCGAGGATGGATCCTGTTGTCACTCTGCGTTGGCTGCTTCTCCCCTTCAGAAAAGTTTGTCAAG TATCTGCGGACGTTCCTGATTAACGGTCCTCCTGGTTATGCTCCGTACTGTGAAGAACGTCTGCGGAGAACGTTTGTCAACCGCACTCGAACTCAGCCGCCATCTTGGCTGGAACTGCAG GCTACAAAGTCCAAAAAGCCCATCATGCTCCCGGTCACGTTCATGGACGGCACCACGAAGACGCTGCTGGCAGACTCGGCCACCACAGCCAGTGAGCTCTGCAACGCCCTCGCAGACAAGATCGACCTCAGGGATCGCTTTGGCTTCTCGCTGTACATCGCCCTGTTTGACAAG GTGTCATCGCTGGGCAGCGGCAGCGACCACGTGATGGACGCCGTTTCCCAGTGTGAGCAGTACGCTAAGGAGCAGGGCGCTCAGGAGAGGAACGCTCCATGGAGGCTCTTCTTCAGGAAGGAGATCTTCCACCCATGGCACAATCCGGCCGAGGACCTCGTGTCTACAAACCTCATCTACCAGCAGATAGTCCGAGGGGTGAAATTTGGAGAGTACCGCTGCGAGAAG GAGGAGGAACTGGCAGAGCTGGCCTCCCAGCAGTACTTTGTGGACTACGGCTCTGAAGTCCTCCAGGATCGCCTGCTCACCCTCATCCCGTCATACATTCCCGACAGAGAGATCAACTCCACCAAGACTGCAGAGAAGTGGATGCAACTCATTGTCAACGCCCACAAAAAG GGAATACACACAAAGAGGAGGCCAAACGGACAGAGAGTGAAGGAGGACGTGGTGGATTTTGCACGTTTAAAGTGGCCTTTGCTTTTCTCAAGATTCTACGAGGCCTTTAAATTCTCAG GACCAAGTCTTCCTAAGAATGACGTGATCGTGGCAGTGAACTGGACTGGTGTTTACTTTGTAGACGAACAGGAGCAGGTTCTCCTTGAGCTTTCCTTCCCAGAGATCACTGCTGTGTCCAGTAGCAG AGGAGGAAAGCTCCAGGGTCAGAGTTTCACTTTAGCCACCATCAAAGGTGATGAATACACGTTCACCTCCAACAACGCAGAGGACATCCGTGACCTGGTGGTCTCCTTCCTCGAGGGCCTACGCAAAAGGTCCAAGTACGTGGTGGGACTGCTGGACTGCCCGACCCCAG GGGTCGACTCCTCCTTCCTGAGTTTCTCCAAAGGGGATTTGATCATTTTGGATGAGCACAATGGAGAGTGCGTGATGAACTCAGGATGGGCTCACGGCATCAACGACAGAAGCAAACAAAGAGGAAACTTCCCTGCTGACTGCGTCTACGTTCTACCCACCATCACCCGGCCTCAGTATGACATAGTG GCTCTTGTGACAATGTCTCCTGATCAGAGGAGAGAGTCCATCAGTTTGTCCCCAATGAATGTGTCTGAGCAGGAGGAGAAAACGAACGCCTACACGCTGGAGGAGTTTTCCTACGACTACTTCAG GCCTCCTCCCAAGAGCACGCTCAGCAGAGTGATGATCTCCAAAAGTCGGGGTAAGGAGCGTTTGTGGTCCTGCAGCAGAGAGCCCATCAAACAGCCCCTGCTTAAGAAGGTCCTGCCTCACGAGGAGCTCTCTCAGGAGGCCTGCCTGGCCTTCATTG CTGTGATGAAGTACATGGGCGACTACCCGTCCAAACGCGTGCGCTCTGTCAACGAGCTCACGGATCAGATATTTGAGGGAGCGCTGAAGGCCGAGCCGCTCAAGGACGAGATCTTCTGTCAGATTCTAAAGCAGCTCACCGACAACCACATCAA GTACAGTGAGGAGAAGGGCTGGGAGCTTCTGTGGCTCTGCACTGGTTTGTTTCCTCCCAGTAACATCCTCCTTCCTCACGTGCAGAAGTTCCTCCAGGCAAAGAAACACTACCCACTCGCCCCTGACTGCATGCAGCGGCTGCAGAAGGCTCTAAG AAACGGGTCGAGGAAGTATCCTCCTCACTTAGTGGAGGTGGAAGCTATTCAGCACAAAACCACGCAGATCTTCCACAAAGTTTACTTTCCAGATGATTCAGACGAG GTTTTTGAGGTGGAGTCGAGCACAAAGGCCAAAGATTTCTGCCACAGTATCTCCGGACGGCTTCTGCTCAAATCCTCCGAGGGCTTCAGCCTCTTTGTCAAGATCACAGATAAG GTCATCAGCGTTCCAGACGGCGACTTTTTCTTCGACTTCGTGAGGCACCTGACTGACTGGATAAAGAAAGCCAGACATGTTAAAGATG GCGTGGTTCCTTCACTGACTTATCAGGTTTTCTTTATGAAGAAGCTTTGGACGAATACAGTGCCGGGAAAAGACTCCATGGCTGACTCCATATTCCACTACTACCAA GAGCTTCCTAAATACCTGCGTGGCTACCACAAGTGTTCGAGGGACGAGGTTTACCAGTTGGCGGCGCTGATCTACAGAGTAAAGTTTGAAGAGGACAAATCCAATTTCCAAACCATGTCCAAGATCTTAAAGGAGCTGGTTCCTCAGGACCAGATGAGACTTTTGTCACCAGACGACTGGAAGAGG TCTGTCATGACGCTGTACAACAAACAGTCAGGAAAGACTCGTGAAGAGGCCAAACTCTCCTTCCTTAAGATCATCAACAAGTGGCCCACGTTCGGCTCCGCCTTTTTTGAAGTCAAG CAAACGACAGATCCAAACTACCCTGAAACGCTCCTCATAGCAATCAACAAACATGGAGTCAGTCTGATCGACCCCAAATCCAAA